ACGAGGCAGGATATTCGACGGTATATTTACTCCTGGCAATGGTAACCATTCTATCTTCTAGAGGTTGACGCATTACCTCTAATACCGTTCTTTTAAATTCGGGTAATTCGTCTAGGAAAAGCACTCCGTTATGAGAAAGAGAAATTTCTCCCGGAGCAGGAAAACTTCCTCCACCCACCAGAGCAACATCACTTATGGTATGATGTGGCGAGCGGAAGGGTCTTTGAGCTAGGAGGGAGGTTTCTTTTCGCAGTTTTCCTGCAACCGAATGAATTTTAGTGGTCTCTAAAGCTTCAGACAGGTTTAAAGGAGGCAGGATAGTGGGTAGCCGTTTGGCCAACATGGTTTTTCCGGCTCCAGGCGGACCTACTAATATGATGTTATGGCCCCCGGCAGCCGCAATTTCAAAAGCACGTTTTACATTTTCCTGACCTTTAACGTCAGCAAAATTTACGGGATACTCCTTTATGTCTTGTTCAAATTGAGCCCGAGTATCTACGGTGGTTATTGGAGGTGCCTTGTCCGCCACAAAAAAGTCGATTAGCTCCTTAATATTTTCTATTCCATAAACATCTATATCGCTAACAATTGCTGCTTCCTTCGCATTTTCTTTTGGGAGGAAAATGGCTTTGTAACCAAGGTTTCTAGTTTCAATTGCCATGGGTAAAACTCCTTTGAGTGGTCTTAGGTTGCCGTCGAGCGCAAGCTCACCCATAATCATAAATTCAGAAAAGTCGCATTTTGGAATTTGTTCTGAGGCCGCCAAAATTCCAATGGCAATGGGTAGATCGTATGCCGATCCTTCCTTTTTAATATCGGCCGGAGCCATGTTTATGGTAATCCCTTTACCCGGAATTTTATATCCAATATTATCTAGTGCTGCATTAATACGGTGTTGACTTTCTTTGACGGCCGAATCGGGTAATCCAACTAAAAAGAAATTAATCCCTTTAGCAATGTTAACTTCTATGGTAATGGGAATGGCTTCAAGTCCGATTACGGCACAGCCAGTGACTTTTACGAGCATGTGGTAGGGTTTTCCTTTAAGTTAGGAAATATCCTGTACATGATTAATTAGTCCAACTAATTTTTCACTTTCCGCAGCCCAGTTAATTTCTTGTTTAGCCTTTACAATGTGTGGAAGGTAGGCTTCCCGTTTGGATAGAACCAATTGAATGGTTTTGGCAACAGACTCTGGCGTTCGATCTTCCACCACTTCTCCAATTTGTTGGGATAATACTAATGAGCTCATTTCTGGCAATGCTGAGCAAACACAAGGGATTTCTGCATGGAGGTATGAAAATATTTTATTGGGTAAGGCTGCGCGGTAATTAAAGCCAAGGTCTTCTTCTAAGCTCAATCCAAGTAGGGCCTTCTCGGTAATACCATGTACTTCTTCAGGAGATAATCTGCCTGTAAAATGGATGCGTTTATTATTTGGCGATAGCTCTGCTTTAACTTTTAAATCCTTCTCGATATCACCCGTTCCTACAATTACTAAATGGATGGATTCATCCAGTTCATTTAAGCTGTCTATCATTAACTCTATCCCCCTGCCCAGGTTTAGCACGCCTTGATACAAAATGTATTGATCTGGAAGTTGGATTGAGATTAATTTAGAATGCTGTATATCGTTGATATTCCGAATTACATGGAATTTAAGTTGGAAGCGTTCCTCGTAAGCTTTAGCAACCAAGTTGGAAACGGTGATGCAAATACTTGCTTTTGGAATTACCAGTTCTTCAACTCTTTGCCAAAGCTTTTGTTTTAAAGGCTTTCCTTGAAGTTCTGGCACCTCTGAGAAGTATTCATGAGCATCGAAAATGATTCGGCGGCTACTAAAAAGTTTACCGAGGTAGGCACCGAGTAAACTGTCGGTATCATTTGCGTAAATGAGTGAGGATCGCGAAGACTTTATGGATAATGCGAATTTTAAATTTAGAAATAGATAAAAGAGAAATCCGCTATTAAACCAAAGTTTATATCGTTTGTGGGCAATATCTTGAGGAACTGAAGGCGATGATTTTAATTTTCTACCATTGACCAAGCATGCATATCCAGCCTGTGACAAAGCCCTTACGGTACGGTGCAAACGCGCATCGGTACTTATGTCGTTACTTACCAGAAATATGATGCTGCGTTGATCCAAGGTTCTTTAAAAAGCCATTTCTATTCCCTCAATTAACGAGTGAATTACCTTAATGTGTATTTCTTGGGCTCTATCGGCATACTGGGTTTTGGGAGATCTAATTTCCACATCTGCAATTGCGCCTAGTTTACCACCATCTTTTCCTGTTAGTGCAACGATTTTCATGCCTTTTACTTTGGCGCATTCGGCAGCTCGGAGCACATTTTCTGAATTTCCGCTGGTACTAATCGCTAGTAGAACATCATTTTTATTTCCCAGGGCTTCTACAAATCGGGCAAATACCTGATTAAAACCGTAATCGTTTCCAACACAAGAAATGTGCGATGGATCTGAAATGGATATAGCAGGTAAGGCTTTTCTGTCATCTCTAAACCTACCCGAGAGTTCCTCTGCAAAATGCATGGCATCGCACATAGATCCTCCATTTCCACAAGAAATAATCTTGCCACCAGCCTTGATAGCTTGGGC
This region of Luteibaculum oceani genomic DNA includes:
- a CDS encoding YifB family Mg chelatase-like AAA ATPase; this translates as MLVKVTGCAVIGLEAIPITIEVNIAKGINFFLVGLPDSAVKESQHRINAALDNIGYKIPGKGITINMAPADIKKEGSAYDLPIAIGILAASEQIPKCDFSEFMIMGELALDGNLRPLKGVLPMAIETRNLGYKAIFLPKENAKEAAIVSDIDVYGIENIKELIDFFVADKAPPITTVDTRAQFEQDIKEYPVNFADVKGQENVKRAFEIAAAGGHNIILVGPPGAGKTMLAKRLPTILPPLNLSEALETTKIHSVAGKLRKETSLLAQRPFRSPHHTISDVALVGGGSFPAPGEISLSHNGVLFLDELPEFKRTVLEVMRQPLEDRMVTIARSKYTVEYPASFMLVAAMNPCPCGYHNHPEKECICPPGTVQRYLSKVSGPLLDRIDIHIEVTPVSLDELAVKEYHAEKSVKVRDRVIGARKIQNARFGKSNIHCNAQMGSKEIRSTCDLDQASLNLLKKAMEKLQLSARAYDRILKVARTIADLDASDKILNQHIAEAIQYRSLDRANWAD
- the lpcA gene encoding D-sedoheptulose 7-phosphate isomerase, yielding MSIALKNLLEAQEVLKQFLSDDSNAKKIDDSAILMAQAIKAGGKIISCGNGGSMCDAMHFAEELSGRFRDDRKALPAISISDPSHISCVGNDYGFNQVFARFVEALGNKNDVLLAISTSGNSENVLRAAECAKVKGMKIVALTGKDGGKLGAIADVEIRSPKTQYADRAQEIHIKVIHSLIEGIEMAF
- a CDS encoding glycosyltransferase, translated to MDQRSIIFLVSNDISTDARLHRTVRALSQAGYACLVNGRKLKSSPSVPQDIAHKRYKLWFNSGFLFYLFLNLKFALSIKSSRSSLIYANDTDSLLGAYLGKLFSSRRIIFDAHEYFSEVPELQGKPLKQKLWQRVEELVIPKASICITVSNLVAKAYEERFQLKFHVIRNINDIQHSKLISIQLPDQYILYQGVLNLGRGIELMIDSLNELDESIHLVIVGTGDIEKDLKVKAELSPNNKRIHFTGRLSPEEVHGITEKALLGLSLEEDLGFNYRAALPNKIFSYLHAEIPCVCSALPEMSSLVLSQQIGEVVEDRTPESVAKTIQLVLSKREAYLPHIVKAKQEINWAAESEKLVGLINHVQDIS